One genomic segment of Pelagerythrobacter marensis includes these proteins:
- a CDS encoding TnsA endonuclease N-terminal domain-containing protein, producing MRNPKRSPYAFFEDRRLRWIKEGRGQGSGAEYRPWLEVRNVKSSGRKSRMRGILHDRVMHLMSDLERNAVLYFERQPQVTDIREQFPLDRDITRRIAHAMGVSHPRDPWTGEDIVMTSDVVVDFRIASGKTISRVFSVKQSEDLLKHRTVVKQEIERRYWTRFGHTWKPLLDCTLRRTQYFNALMWAREWFYLPIDSGAPLAVWTRRCELVEAALVSGEHATLRGLVACLEQEGGFGSGDVLSTLRHLIARQRIAYDFNLGEPSLDMVSSAFSACALNVGLAA from the coding sequence GTGCGTAATCCGAAACGCAGTCCCTATGCCTTCTTCGAGGATCGTCGCCTGCGATGGATCAAGGAAGGTCGCGGGCAGGGATCGGGCGCGGAATACCGACCCTGGCTCGAGGTCAGGAACGTCAAGTCATCCGGCCGCAAGAGTCGTATGCGCGGCATACTGCACGATCGGGTTATGCACCTTATGTCAGACCTGGAGCGCAACGCCGTTCTCTATTTCGAGCGCCAGCCGCAGGTCACTGACATTCGTGAACAGTTCCCGCTGGATCGGGACATCACTCGCAGGATCGCGCACGCGATGGGCGTCTCACATCCTAGGGATCCGTGGACGGGCGAGGATATCGTCATGACCTCTGATGTCGTGGTCGATTTCCGTATCGCGAGCGGCAAGACGATCTCCCGGGTCTTCTCCGTCAAACAGTCCGAAGACCTCCTCAAGCACCGCACGGTCGTGAAGCAGGAGATTGAGCGGAGATACTGGACCCGGTTCGGCCACACATGGAAGCCGCTACTGGACTGCACCTTGCGGCGGACGCAGTATTTCAATGCGCTGATGTGGGCGCGGGAATGGTTCTACCTGCCCATCGACTCCGGCGCGCCTCTGGCCGTTTGGACGCGGCGCTGTGAGCTTGTCGAGGCAGCGCTCGTTTCCGGCGAGCATGCGACATTGCGCGGCCTCGTCGCTTGTCTCGAGCAAGAGGGCGGTTTCGGATCGGGCGACGTTCTCTCGACGCTCCGCCACCTCATCGCCCGGCAGCGGATCGCCTACGATTTCAATCTCGGCGAACCATCTCTCGACATGGTGTCGAGCGCGTTCTCAGCGTGTGCTCTCAATGTGGGACTGGCGGCATGA
- a CDS encoding Mu transposase C-terminal domain-containing protein yields the protein MMLRPEDMFGPAVDPYDPLINGSGMDREIVVWVDEDRDVVALMSARNVGWPRLERLSAVVARIERDGMILEPAERLSPSWLTRKVGDEERKKRDARMEVIRPLIDASPAIFDPLERGRLIAGAMRRTGRARNSIKKWLLRYYANGRCANALLDRYEGCGHRRPGTTGEDWRKLGRPSQGLEGFPENVTPALAREFAAATDREVKFVGEAFRISGAYDRWKNESCHVQVEVDGVRTTRLHERYDTKAPATYAQFLYWYRNDGRHEKTSRKVLGTPIYEKDNRAIRSTSTNETWGPGARFQIDATVVNFGVTSRTNKNVLLGRPYLYFVRDVWSRMIVGYYLGLQAPSQITAALALLNAFTPKDAVLKAFGFDPEVDRWPSEHVCASLLHDGGELTGHWGDWLVGRLAITFEQTSGERGDLKGAVESLFQWADVEWSRTTKGRISPPRYRSKAKRNADLAAVAAGQLDSIWEFERKVIQFILDFNNDHVLTGYDADPDMLAAGVARVPADMFEWGIANRGAPKRWDPEQVQFHMMPRERARVYPDGIHFEGRVFTTRELEPLQAEANRSGRTLPVEISYDLSGQRVLWHTDVPSGFITCELADRDRAFRGLRFEDGKALEEARRQAEHVRRVEEDRKRAHKAHESRREREARSSVPATDTRTVAQIRADNAAARRSERQAERETAFCDHASRARDARSEGATIHQLSVSPRPSYSVPDLDEIDDA from the coding sequence ATGATGTTGCGACCCGAAGACATGTTCGGTCCGGCTGTTGATCCTTATGATCCGCTCATTAACGGCTCTGGGATGGACCGAGAGATCGTCGTGTGGGTGGACGAGGATCGCGATGTCGTGGCCCTCATGTCTGCCCGGAACGTTGGGTGGCCTCGGCTCGAACGGCTGAGCGCGGTCGTCGCGCGGATCGAGCGCGACGGAATGATCCTTGAGCCCGCTGAGCGGCTTTCTCCATCCTGGCTGACCCGCAAGGTCGGCGATGAGGAACGCAAGAAGCGCGATGCGAGAATGGAAGTCATTCGACCGCTGATCGACGCCAGCCCAGCGATCTTCGATCCACTGGAGAGGGGCAGGTTGATCGCGGGGGCGATGCGGCGGACCGGTCGGGCACGGAACAGCATCAAGAAATGGCTTCTGCGCTATTATGCCAATGGTCGGTGCGCCAACGCACTACTCGATCGCTATGAAGGATGCGGTCATCGGCGCCCCGGAACCACGGGAGAGGATTGGAGAAAGCTGGGTCGACCCTCGCAAGGGTTGGAAGGATTCCCCGAGAACGTCACACCGGCACTGGCGAGAGAGTTCGCGGCGGCGACTGATCGCGAAGTGAAGTTTGTCGGCGAGGCTTTCAGGATTTCGGGCGCATACGACCGCTGGAAGAACGAGTCCTGTCACGTGCAGGTCGAGGTCGATGGCGTCCGGACGACCCGCCTCCATGAAAGATACGACACGAAAGCCCCCGCCACCTACGCCCAGTTCCTCTACTGGTATCGGAACGATGGCAGGCACGAGAAGACCAGTCGCAAGGTGCTCGGAACGCCGATCTACGAGAAGGACAATCGCGCCATTCGCAGCACGTCCACCAACGAGACGTGGGGTCCGGGAGCGCGGTTCCAGATCGACGCGACGGTTGTGAACTTCGGCGTGACTTCGAGAACCAACAAGAATGTCCTGCTGGGACGTCCTTATCTTTATTTCGTGCGGGACGTCTGGTCGCGCATGATCGTCGGCTACTATCTGGGATTGCAGGCGCCATCGCAGATCACTGCCGCTCTGGCACTTCTGAATGCCTTCACGCCGAAGGACGCGGTGCTGAAGGCGTTCGGCTTCGATCCCGAAGTGGACCGCTGGCCGTCGGAGCATGTCTGTGCTTCCCTGTTGCATGATGGCGGAGAGCTCACGGGGCACTGGGGAGATTGGCTGGTAGGCAGGTTGGCGATCACGTTCGAGCAGACCAGCGGCGAGCGTGGTGACCTCAAGGGTGCGGTCGAGTCACTCTTTCAGTGGGCGGATGTCGAGTGGTCGCGCACCACGAAAGGTCGGATCTCTCCCCCACGATACAGGTCGAAGGCCAAGCGCAACGCGGACCTCGCAGCGGTGGCGGCCGGGCAGCTTGATTCGATATGGGAGTTCGAGCGCAAGGTCATCCAGTTCATTCTGGACTTCAACAATGATCATGTTCTGACGGGATATGATGCTGACCCCGACATGCTGGCGGCTGGCGTCGCACGGGTTCCCGCTGATATGTTCGAATGGGGCATAGCAAATCGCGGGGCTCCGAAGAGATGGGATCCGGAACAGGTGCAGTTCCATATGATGCCCCGCGAACGGGCTCGGGTATATCCCGATGGCATCCATTTCGAGGGAAGGGTATTCACCACGCGGGAACTCGAGCCGTTGCAGGCCGAAGCCAACCGTTCGGGAAGAACGCTGCCAGTTGAGATCTCCTATGATCTGAGCGGACAGCGTGTCCTCTGGCACACCGATGTTCCATCGGGATTCATCACCTGCGAACTGGCGGACCGCGACCGAGCATTCCGTGGGCTTCGTTTCGAGGACGGTAAAGCGCTCGAGGAAGCACGAAGACAAGCGGAACATGTCCGGCGCGTCGAGGAAGATCGTAAACGGGCCCATAAGGCACACGAGTCGAGGCGCGAACGTGAAGCGCGCTCTTCAGTGCCGGCGACCGATACTCGGACGGTCGCCCAGATAAGGGCCGACAATGCCGCAGCCAGACGCTCTGAGCGACAGGCTGAGCGCGAAACCGCATTCTGCGATCATGCGTCCAGAGCGCGCGATGCTCGATCCGAGGGGGCGACCATCCACCAACTCTCCGTTTCTCCTCGACCGAGCTATTCGGTCCCAGACCTAGATGAGATCGACGATGCCTGA